From one Candidatus Binataceae bacterium genomic stretch:
- the pth gene encoding aminoacyl-tRNA hydrolase, protein MSRIGNLFVRFRPGPAPRAEPDTDASRWVVAGLGNPGEEYRRSRHNVGFMAAAHLAARHRIELNRRKFSGLYAETAIAGASALIVTPQTFYNRSGDCLASLTGYFKVPVEKLIVIHDEIDLPLRQMRIKRGGGDAGNRGVRSIAAALGPDFIRVRVGVGHPGAAADAIDHVLKPLTASEMRELEPTLDRVIEAVTVLIGEGLERAMSIFNQQV, encoded by the coding sequence ATGAGCCGGATCGGCAACCTGTTCGTCAGATTTCGTCCCGGACCGGCGCCGCGCGCGGAGCCCGATACGGACGCGAGCCGCTGGGTCGTCGCCGGACTCGGCAATCCCGGCGAAGAGTATCGCCGCTCACGCCATAACGTCGGCTTCATGGCCGCCGCACATCTGGCCGCGCGCCACCGGATCGAACTCAACCGCCGCAAATTCAGTGGCCTCTACGCTGAGACGGCTATCGCAGGCGCGTCCGCACTGATCGTGACGCCGCAGACCTTCTATAACCGCAGCGGCGATTGTCTCGCGTCGCTAACCGGCTATTTCAAAGTCCCAGTCGAAAAGTTGATTGTAATCCACGATGAGATCGATCTGCCGCTGCGGCAGATGCGGATCAAGCGTGGCGGCGGCGACGCCGGCAATCGCGGCGTGCGCTCAATCGCTGCGGCGCTAGGCCCCGACTTCATTCGCGTGCGCGTCGGCGTCGGCCATCCGGGCGCCGCCGCGGACGCGATCGATCATGTCCTCAAGCCATTGACCGCGAGCGAGATGCGCGAACTTGAGCCGACACTGGACCGCGTCATCGAGGCGGTCACGGTGCTGATTGGCGAGGGGCTCGAGCGTGCGATGAGTATTTTTAACCAGCAGGTTTGA
- a CDS encoding aromatic-ring-hydroxylating dioxygenase subunit beta, whose translation MAGLQRSHAEDLLYAEARLLDEGRYADWLNSLTDDITYWIPMGGEGGDPARAISIVYDNGARLRDRVARLGTGLAHAQSPPSKTRRLIANVQIEETTDAAAKVASAFILYELRRGRERVFAGRYEHQMRFEAGRWKIAAKKAILVNNDEVIDNLTFIV comes from the coding sequence ATGGCCGGGCTGCAACGCTCGCATGCGGAGGATCTGCTTTATGCGGAGGCGCGCCTGCTCGACGAAGGACGCTACGCTGATTGGCTGAATTCTCTCACCGACGACATTACTTATTGGATTCCCATGGGGGGCGAGGGCGGCGATCCAGCGCGTGCCATTTCGATCGTCTACGATAACGGCGCACGGCTGCGCGACCGCGTGGCCCGACTCGGCACTGGGCTCGCGCACGCGCAAAGTCCACCCTCAAAGACCCGCCGCCTGATCGCGAATGTGCAGATCGAGGAAACCACGGACGCCGCGGCGAAGGTCGCTTCGGCTTTTATCCTTTACGAGCTTCGTCGCGGGCGGGAGCGGGTTTTCGCCGGCCGTTACGAGCATCAGATGCGTTTCGAGGCCGGGCGATGGAAGATCGCGGCGAAAAAAGCCATTCTGGTCAATAACGACGAGGTGATCGACAACCTCACTTTTATCGTGTGA
- a CDS encoding VOC family protein, translated as MASVTQLGYLGLNVKVLADWERFATEILGLQSSGVTADGSLYLRMDENHHRFILHENDADDVAFIGWEVSDEPALHALTTQLEAAGVEVAAGTPELARNRGVAQLIQFRDPNGIASEAYYGPLMNFEAPFHSSRAITGFETGLMGLGHIVLGVTDAAKSLHFYRDALGMRISDFIEIKMRRGAPSGMMINFLHCNPRHHSLAFGEFPGGKRLHHFMLQVRTIDDVCSTMYLCQDRGVPIAATLGRHTNDHMVSFYMRSPSGFEIEYGYGARQIDDATWKVQRHEAGSIWGHRGGAGGPPPKPAA; from the coding sequence GTGGCAAGCGTGACGCAACTCGGTTACCTGGGATTGAACGTCAAGGTGCTCGCGGACTGGGAGCGGTTCGCGACTGAAATTCTCGGCCTGCAGTCGTCAGGCGTCACCGCCGACGGCTCGCTCTACTTGCGTATGGACGAGAATCACCATCGCTTCATCCTGCACGAGAATGACGCCGACGACGTGGCCTTTATCGGCTGGGAAGTGAGCGACGAGCCGGCGTTACACGCCCTGACTACGCAACTCGAAGCGGCGGGGGTCGAGGTGGCGGCGGGAACGCCGGAACTCGCGCGTAATCGCGGTGTCGCGCAACTAATCCAGTTTCGCGACCCGAATGGAATCGCGAGCGAGGCCTATTACGGTCCGCTGATGAACTTCGAGGCGCCGTTTCACTCCTCGCGCGCGATAACGGGTTTCGAGACCGGCCTGATGGGACTCGGTCATATCGTGCTGGGCGTCACCGACGCGGCCAAAAGTCTGCACTTTTATCGCGACGCGCTGGGCATGCGGATCAGTGATTTTATCGAGATAAAGATGCGGCGCGGTGCGCCCTCGGGCATGATGATCAACTTTTTGCACTGCAATCCGCGCCATCACTCGTTGGCCTTTGGCGAATTTCCCGGCGGCAAGCGGCTCCATCACTTCATGTTGCAGGTCAGGACGATCGATGATGTCTGCTCGACGATGTATCTATGCCAGGACCGCGGCGTTCCGATCGCCGCTACGCTCGGGCGCCACACCAACGACCATATGGTGTCGTTCTATATGCGGTCGCCGTCGGGCTTTGAGATCGAATACGGCTACGGCGCGCGGCAGATCGACGACGCGACCTGGAAAGTTCAGCGGCACGAAGCCGGCAGCATCTGGGGTCATCGCGGCGGAGCGGGCGGACCACCGCCGAAGCCAGCCGCGTAG
- the hisC gene encoding histidinol-phosphate transaminase — protein MAQPVQSSVADNASMFRPAIARMEPYVPGEQPRPGEQLTKLNTNENPYPPSPFVRRAIVKAATSALRLYPAPNADDFTLAASRAYAVPQKMILAGNGSDELLAMLFRAVLDRGDKVACAQPTYSLYDTLAQIQDAHVIKIPLGPSFKPPLQALTRERAKLTIVCSPNSPCGTPAPRAALDVMARALGERLLVIDEAYADFAEAHALDLARRHKNVIVLRTLSKSFSLAGMRLGLGFAHPHLLGQLLKVKDSYNLNRLAIAAGAAALSDLPWMRRNVERVKRTRTLTEARLRRMGFEVPPSQANFVMARMANQNLAALAASLRRRGILVRHFPRSVFNDALRISIGTPAEMRKLFDALEPLIKPLSASGRNGRHAR, from the coding sequence ATGGCCCAGCCGGTTCAATCGTCAGTTGCTGATAACGCATCGATGTTTCGTCCGGCGATCGCGCGGATGGAACCATACGTCCCGGGAGAGCAGCCGCGGCCGGGCGAGCAACTGACCAAGCTCAACACCAACGAGAATCCCTACCCGCCGTCGCCATTTGTGCGGCGGGCGATCGTCAAGGCAGCGACCAGCGCGCTGCGCCTTTATCCCGCGCCCAACGCCGACGATTTCACTTTGGCGGCGTCACGCGCCTATGCAGTTCCCCAGAAAATGATTCTGGCCGGTAATGGTTCCGACGAACTGCTCGCGATGCTGTTTCGGGCGGTCCTCGATCGTGGCGACAAAGTCGCCTGCGCGCAGCCGACCTATTCGCTCTATGACACGCTCGCGCAAATTCAGGATGCGCACGTAATTAAAATTCCACTCGGACCCAGCTTCAAGCCTCCGCTCCAGGCGCTGACGCGCGAGCGCGCCAAATTGACCATCGTCTGCAGCCCAAACTCTCCGTGCGGCACGCCGGCGCCGCGCGCCGCGCTCGACGTGATGGCGCGGGCCCTCGGGGAGCGCTTGCTGGTAATCGATGAGGCCTACGCGGATTTTGCCGAGGCTCACGCCCTGGACCTCGCCAGGCGGCACAAAAATGTCATCGTGCTGCGCACGCTGTCAAAGTCTTTTTCGCTGGCCGGAATGCGCCTCGGTCTCGGCTTCGCCCATCCGCATTTGCTCGGCCAGCTACTCAAAGTTAAGGATTCCTACAATCTGAATCGTCTCGCGATCGCAGCCGGCGCCGCCGCGCTCTCCGATCTACCCTGGATGCGGCGTAACGTCGAGCGCGTCAAACGCACGCGCACCCTGACCGAAGCCCGTCTGCGCCGGATGGGCTTCGAGGTCCCGCCTTCACAGGCTAATTTCGTGATGGCGCGGATGGCGAATCAGAATCTGGCGGCGTTGGCTGCGAGCTTGCGCCGGCGCGGAATTTTGGTGCGCCATTTTCCGCGCTCGGTCTTCAATGACGCCCTCCGCATCTCGATTGGGACGCCGGCGGAGATGCGCAAATTGTTTGACGCGCTCGAACCTCTGATCAAGCCGTTGAGCGCTTCCGGCCGCAATGGCCGCCACGCGCGCTAA
- a CDS encoding TIGR04282 family arsenosugar biosynthesis glycosyltransferase: MTHSSQPPQAINQTIIVFTREPVPGLTKTRLIPGLGANNAAALADAFTRDALTKARATGLRLVIAGSAARDVRQSRYFLALKRRFDAELIDQGNGSLGARMARVLAPLSVDGAILIGADTPSLPLRALVQAVAMLQRSPTVLGPTLDGGYYMVGVRGGLPKIFHGIRWGGASVLATTIARLEQAGRRYALAEPWYDIDRWSDLILLAAHLRLILRRAPDPCPATSQLLWRLGLLY, encoded by the coding sequence GTGACGCATTCGTCGCAACCGCCGCAAGCCATAAACCAGACCATCATAGTCTTCACGCGCGAGCCGGTCCCGGGCCTCACGAAAACGCGGCTGATTCCCGGCCTCGGCGCGAACAATGCCGCGGCTCTCGCCGACGCTTTCACCCGCGATGCGTTGACCAAGGCGCGCGCCACCGGCCTGCGTCTGGTGATTGCCGGGAGCGCCGCGCGCGACGTGAGGCAGAGCCGCTATTTTCTTGCCCTCAAGCGCCGCTTCGATGCGGAATTGATCGACCAGGGAAACGGTAGTTTGGGCGCACGGATGGCCCGAGTGCTGGCCCCCCTTAGCGTCGATGGCGCAATTCTGATCGGCGCCGATACGCCGTCGCTGCCGCTGCGAGCGCTCGTCCAAGCCGTCGCGATGCTGCAGCGCTCGCCGACCGTCCTCGGCCCCACTCTCGACGGCGGCTACTATATGGTTGGCGTCCGCGGCGGGCTTCCCAAGATTTTTCATGGCATCCGCTGGGGCGGCGCGAGCGTGCTCGCTACAACGATCGCGCGTCTCGAGCAGGCTGGAAGGCGCTACGCGCTGGCCGAGCCGTGGTACGACATCGATCGCTGGAGCGATCTGATACTCCTTGCCGCGCATCTGCGCCTGATCCTTCGCCGCGCGCCGGATCCCTGTCCTGCAACCTCACAACTGCTGTGGCGGCTTGGTCTGCTTTATTGA